One window of the bacterium HR17 genome contains the following:
- the xylA_1 gene encoding Xylose isomerase: MPLVDLRDQTTRRTPEELLKHLQTFILEPKFSAGIWYFSPFASRFHDFYKPVLNIEQRLEIAAQLKDYGLAALEAHYPAEINEDNVELWKAFVRDTGIRLLTIVPGLFYDADFEFGSLSSPIPTVRQKAVERTIITLRLNKEFDCDFAIVWPGIDGYENNFGVDFYGMWDRFEEGLAQAMDEVPGVRIAMEPKPYEPRGNNIYRMTADGLLMAKDVEARLTNPENQRLLSEGHKLVCLNPEIGHILMGTEDVPYCLARIMREGRLAHTHWNSQPLGNYDQDLNVGVIGPEITEAALFVLKMYGYKGYFGIDINPERQPVDVALKICMDAIRAAADRINSLDYEKVVWAMMHPDKARGWLEAYLIRMRALHPEKLPPLWDLPMA; this comes from the coding sequence ATGCCGCTGGTAGACTTGCGCGATCAAACCACACGCCGCACACCCGAGGAGTTGCTCAAGCATTTGCAAACTTTCATCTTGGAGCCGAAGTTCAGCGCGGGCATTTGGTATTTTTCGCCTTTTGCGTCGCGCTTCCACGACTTCTACAAACCCGTCTTGAACATTGAACAGCGGCTGGAGATTGCCGCCCAGTTGAAAGACTACGGGCTGGCGGCGTTGGAAGCCCACTACCCCGCCGAAATCAACGAGGACAATGTGGAGTTGTGGAAAGCGTTCGTGCGCGACACGGGTATCCGTTTGCTGACGATCGTGCCGGGGTTGTTTTATGATGCCGACTTTGAGTTTGGGTCGTTGAGTTCGCCCATCCCGACGGTGCGCCAGAAAGCCGTAGAGCGAACCATCATCACCTTGCGCCTCAACAAGGAGTTTGATTGCGACTTCGCCATCGTCTGGCCAGGCATTGACGGCTATGAGAACAACTTCGGCGTGGACTTTTACGGGATGTGGGACCGCTTTGAAGAGGGTTTAGCCCAAGCGATGGACGAAGTGCCCGGCGTGCGCATCGCCATGGAACCCAAACCCTACGAGCCGCGCGGCAACAACATCTACCGCATGACCGCCGACGGTTTGCTGATGGCAAAGGATGTGGAGGCGCGCCTGACGAACCCCGAAAACCAACGGCTCCTCTCCGAAGGGCACAAACTCGTCTGCCTCAACCCCGAAATCGGGCACATTTTGATGGGCACGGAAGATGTGCCTTACTGCCTCGCCCGCATCATGCGCGAGGGACGCTTAGCCCACACCCACTGGAACAGCCAGCCGCTGGGCAATTACGATCAAGACCTGAATGTCGGCGTCATCGGACCTGAAATCACCGAGGCAGCCCTGTTCGTGCTAAAGATGTATGGCTACAAGGGCTACTTCGGCATTGACATCAACCCTGAACGGCAGCCGGTGGATGTGGCGCTGAAAATCTGCATGGACGCCATCCGTGCCGCCGCCGACCGCATCAACAGCCTGGACTACGAAAAGGTCGTCTGGGCAATGATGCATCCCGACAAGGCACGGGGTTGGCTGGAAGCCTACCTTATCCGCATGCGGGCGTTGCATCCCGAAAAGTTACCGCCGCTGTGGGACTTGCCGATGGCGTAA
- the dppA_2 gene encoding D-aminopeptidase: MRFVVAVDCEGLACVVGAPGGTLNESRNYAFACAEAVREANAAARALFDSGAEQVIVWDNHGSSLNMDYAALDERVDIALGVGFPHRFPGMDETFAGVLLVGYHAKDNTQDAVIAHTFSSRAYQWVKVNGAEVGEMALDAAVAGELGVPVIFVASDDKGVAEARQVLPWAETVVTKHAFGWNAAVSKHPKRVEREIYDAVRRAVARLSEMRPFTFTRPIHVQIRYKRLEEAERATRGATCWRRVDAYTVEATFNHLREWL; encoded by the coding sequence ATGCGGTTTGTCGTCGCTGTGGATTGTGAGGGACTGGCGTGTGTCGTTGGGGCGCCGGGCGGGACATTGAACGAGTCGCGCAATTACGCCTTCGCCTGCGCGGAAGCGGTGCGAGAAGCCAACGCTGCCGCCCGCGCCCTTTTTGACAGCGGCGCCGAACAAGTCATTGTCTGGGACAATCACGGTAGTAGCCTCAACATGGATTACGCCGCGCTGGATGAACGAGTGGACATCGCGTTGGGCGTCGGTTTCCCCCACCGCTTTCCGGGCATGGATGAAACTTTTGCGGGTGTTTTGCTTGTCGGCTACCACGCCAAAGACAACACGCAAGACGCCGTCATCGCCCACACCTTCAGTTCGCGGGCATACCAATGGGTCAAAGTCAACGGCGCGGAGGTCGGCGAAATGGCGTTGGATGCGGCGGTCGCAGGGGAATTGGGTGTGCCCGTGATTTTCGTCGCCAGCGATGACAAAGGGGTGGCGGAAGCCCGCCAGGTTTTGCCCTGGGCGGAAACGGTCGTCACCAAACATGCCTTCGGTTGGAACGCCGCTGTCAGCAAGCATCCCAAACGCGTGGAGAGGGAGATTTACGACGCGGTGCGCCGTGCCGTCGCGCGGTTATCCGAGATGCGCCCTTTTACCTTCACCCGCCCCATCCATGTGCAAATCCGCTACAAGCGCTTGGAGGAAGCCGAGCGGGCGACACGGGGCGCGACTTGTTGGCGGCGCGTGGACGCTTACACCGTTGAAGCCACTTTTAACCACCTTCGTGAATGGCTGTGA